One stretch of Chaetodon auriga isolate fChaAug3 chromosome 18, fChaAug3.hap1, whole genome shotgun sequence DNA includes these proteins:
- the LOC143336482 gene encoding toll-like receptor 5, producing MRRLPLHVVFIGLYLQVSTCYQSCTLYGLLAACTSQNHYWVPTLPSNITHLYLPLNYISEINSTSLRAYNQLLQIDLGQQYVPLVIRNNAFLRQRALTRLVLGNNIGLQLEPRAFAGLINLQHLSLDHCNLKDSILAESYLQHLQSLETLDLFGNKIVRVRPGLFFSRLTKFTNLNLTLNQIERLCEEDLVGFQGKYFTLLDLKSNHLYSSYSGDFDWERCGNPFRGMAFHVLDISSTGFTVNTLHQFFKAIVGTPIAHLIYSGSIGKGFSYNNFADPNESTFEGLINSTVNILDLSKNRIFALQRAVFSPLKDAIIIDISKNKINQINRNAFDGLQGHLRMLNLSYNLLGEIYSHTFTNLTDLRVLDLSHNHIGALGDEAFSGLPKLRALYMTGNSLRDLGFPASLPNIDYLLLADNKLNSLSGIMDLGRNSTYLDVAENRLTNLEDVYDILSHFNRLQNFFYGSNFIKWCTLSPKITRPRNNSLRVLDLHDSSLQIIWAQGKCLDLFDHLENLLGLNLSFNSLATLPQGIFSSLTSIIEIDLSFNALTYLQPDVFPVSLKQLHLKSNFLASPDPTTFRSLSFLSLTVNRFHCDCHLESFLNWLTTTNITFLSPVEEFRCEFPAALRYVPLLYYSTIMEPCEEDDEKAIQGLKLALFIFSVLLITTVILSGIVYARLRGHIFIIYKKIVRRVLEGPKLEFPVDMMQYDAFFCFSNSDYGWVEAALLKKLDKQFSEENIFCCCFEARDFLPGEDHLSNIRDAIWGSRKTVCIVSKEFLKDGWCLEAFNLAQGRMLEELTKILIILVVGKVPHYQLMKYDAVRAFVQRKEYLVWPEDPQDLEWFYERLVSQIIKDTKVKNVAGDRPEPAQFDVQRENEDGVRLENIRANPM from the exons ATGAGGAGGCTGCCTCTTCACGTGGTTTTCATCGGTTTATACCTGCAG GTATCCACATGCTACCAATCATGCACTTTGTACGGCCTTCTAGCTGCTTGCACCTCACAGAACCACTACTGGGTTCCCACTCTGCCATCTAACATCACCCACCTCTACCTGCCGTTGAACTACATCAGTGAGATCAACAGCACCTCGCTCAGAGCTTATAATCAACTGCTACAAATAGACCTCGGACAACAGTATGTGCCGCTTGTCATAAGGAACAACGCTTTTCTCAGGCAGAGAGCATTGACACGCTTGGTTCTTGGAAACAATATTGGCCTTCAGCTGGAGCCAAGGGCATTTGCAGGACTGATCAATTTACAACACCTCTCTTTGGATCATTGCAATCTGAAAGACTCCATATTGGCAGAAAGCTATCTGCAGCACCTTCAGTCCTTAGAAACACTTGATCTCTTTGGGAACAAAATAGTGAGAGTGCGACCTGGACTGTTCTTTTCAAGACTCACTAAGTTTACAAACCTAAACCTCACATTGAATCAGATTGAAAGATTATGTGAAGAGGATCTTGTTGGTTTCCAGGGAAAATACTTCACGCTCCTGGACCTGAAATCCAATCACTTATACAGCTCGTATAGTGGAGATTTTGACTGGGAAAGGTGCGGGAACCCTTTCAGAGGGATGGCTTTTCATGTCCTTGACATATCCAGCACAGGGTTCACCGTGAACACATTACATCAATTTTTTAAAGCAATCGTGGGGACTCCAATTGCTCATCTTATATACTCTGGATCCATAGGCAAAGGCTTTTCATATAACAACTTTGCTGATCCAAATGAAAGCACATTCGAAGGGCTCATAAACAGTACAGTTAACATTTTAGATCTGTCTAAAAATCGGATATTTGCTTTGCAGAGAGCTGTTTTTAGTCCTCTAAAGGATGCAATTATTATtgacatttccaaaaacaaaatcaatcagATTAACAGAAATGCCTTCGACGGTCTTCAAGGACATTTACGAATGCTCAACCTGTCATACAACCTCCTTGGAGAAATATATTCTCACACATTCACCAATCTGACAGACCTCAGGGTATTGGATTTGTCTCACAACCACATTGGTGCATTGGGAGACGAAGCATTCAGTGGTCTTCCCAAATTACGTGCGTTATATATGACTGGAAACTCACTGCGAGACCTGGGTTTTCCTGCGTCGTTACCAAACATAGATTATCTTCTTTTGGCTGACAATAAGTTGAATTCACTAAGCGGAATCATGGACTTGGGCAGGAACAGTACGTATCTGGATGTTGCAGAAAACAGATTAACAAATTTAGAGGACGTTTATGACATTTTATCTCATTTCAATCGTCTCCAGAATTTCTTCTATGGTAGCAACTTCATCAAGTGGTGCACACTAAGTCCAAAGATTACAAGACCTCGTAATAATAGTTTGCGAGTGTTGGATCTTCACGACAGTTCCCTGCAGATAATTTGGGCACAGGGGAAGTGCCTCGACCTGTTTGATCATCTCGAGAATCTGCTCGGGCTAAATTTAAGCTTTAACTCACTCGCGACTCTCCCACAAGGAATTTTCAGCAGTCTCACCTCGATCATAGAGATTGACCTCTCGTTTAATGCCTTAACCTATCTGCAGCCAGATGTCTTTCCAGTCAGCCTGAAACAACTCCACCTCAAAAGCAACTTCCTAGCCTCCCCAGACCCTACAACTTTTCGGTCTCTCAGTTTCCTCAGCCTTACAGTAAATCGGTTCCATTGCGATTGCCATCTGGAGAGCTTCCTGAATTGGCTAACCACGACAAATATAACCTTTCTGAGTCCAGTTGAGGAGTTCAGATGCGAGTTTCCAGCTGCTCTCCGCTATGTTCCTCTGCTGTATTACTCCACCATCATGGAACCGTGTGAGGAAGATGACGAAAAGGCCATCCAAGGTCTTAAGcttgctctcttcatcttctctgtgctCCTCATTACCACGGTCATCCTCAGCGGGATTGTTTACGCCCGACTCCGAGGGCACATATTCATCATCTACAAAAAGATCGTCCGTAGGGTTCTGGAGGGCCCAAAACTGGAATTTCCTGTGGACATGATGCAGTACGATGCCTTCTTCTGCTTTAGTAACAGTGACTATGGGTGGGTCGAGGCCGCTTTGCTGAAGAAGTTGGATAAACAGTTCTCAGAGGagaacattttctgctgttgttttgaggCCAGAGACTTCCTGCCAGGTGAAGACCATCTTTCCAACATCAGAGACGCCATCTGGGGTAGCAGAAAGACTGTGTGCATCGTCTCCAAGGAGTTCCTTAAAG ATGGTTGGTGCTTGGAGGCGTTCAATTTGGCTCAGGGGCGGATGCTGGAGGAGCTGACAAAGATCCTGATTATATTGGTGGTAGGGAAG GTGCCTCACTACCAGCTGATGAAGTACGACGCAGTCAGAGCTTTCGTCCAGAGGAAAGAGTACCTCGTCTGGCCAGAGGACCCTCAGGACCTGGAGTGGTTTTATGAGCGGCTTGTCTCACAGATAATCAAAGACACTAAGGTGAAAAATGTTGCAGGGGACAGACCTGAGCCTGCACAGTTTGACGTTCAGCGTGAGAACGAAGACGGTGTCAGGCTTGAGAACATCAGAGCAAATCCAATGTGA
- the thbd gene encoding thrombomodulin: MKDVTGLLAVMLAFLVGRAGGIEPNSGYCIGNQCVAVFQEPSDYEAAQNQCEGRGSHLMTVRTSVSHDILSILLGNLTGRFWIGLRRTTGCPDAAADLKGFQWVTKDSESDFFNWAPSFDSSCSSHRCVSVSQESDYRWTQEPCDEHVAGFLCEYTFNEPCTILAVGEGESVTYTTPMGFGVGDMLSLPPGSSAVRMPSEIKYVCFAQQWLQAPWSCEIQEGGCEYKCAMDPKQVPSCYCPAGQAINRANKVTCEVDTEDPCLKLRCAHACYHKGDSYACMCDHGFKLAQDGRSCVDFNDCTDERQCPGDNFMCVNTIGGFQCVCKDGYKMTGQLCVDVDECASAPCEHMCTNTPGSYQCSCYDGYQEDPKSPSKCKLYCGKEECVAECDPNDKFQCYCPDGYIAEERDTDTVCIDIDECSFFYCDQNCKNTFGSYVCSCSPGYTLVGHYRCVKNDDDTDADGGSEGSGAPTIPNIHSTSPVPYPDPTRQPSGVTVGGLVGIIVCTVFFIVLMVFLAHHFLTGRGKLESASALKAQDDEAHGLRHVTSDT; the protein is encoded by the coding sequence ATGAAGGATGTAACGGGATTGTTGGCCGTCATGTTGGCTTTTCTGGTGGGAAGAGCCGGCGGGATAGAGCCGAACAGCGGTTACTGCATCGGGAACCAGTGTGTCGCTGTGTTCCAGGAGCCCAGCGATTACGAGGCCGCTCAGAATCAATGTGAAGGTCGCGGCAGCCACTTGATGACAGTGCGCACGTCTGTTTCCCATGATATTCTTTCTATATTGTTGGGAAACTTAACGGGGCGGTTCTGGATCGGTTTACGTCGAACAACTGGCTGTCCAGACGCTGCTGCCGACCTAAAAGGCTTCCAGTGGGTGACCAAAGACAGCGAAAGCGACTTCTTCAACTGGGCGCCAAgctttgacagcagctgctcttctCATCGCTGCGTCTCAGTTTCCCAAGAGAGCGACTATAGATGGACTCAGGAACCATGCGACGAGCATGTGGCCGGGTTTCTCTGTGAGTACACCTTCAATGAGCCGTGCACAATTCTAGCGGTTGGAGAGGGTGAGTCTGTTACCTACACGACGCCCATGGGGTTCGGGGTCGGTGACATGCTGTCTTTGCCCCCTGGAAGCTCCGCTGTCCGGATGCCATCTGAGATTAAATACGTCTGCTTCGCCCAACAGTGGCTGCAGGCACCCTGGAGCTGCGAGATCCAAGAGGGTGGGTGTGAGTACAAATGCGCAATGGACCCCAAACAAGTGCCCTCCTGCTATTGTCCGGCAGGACAAGCCATCAACCGCGCAAACAAAGTCACCTGCGAAGTGGACACAGAGGACCCGTGCCTGAAGCTGCGCTGCGCGCACGCCTGCTACCATAAGGGAGACTCCTACGCGTGCATGTGTGACCACGGCTTTAAACTGGCGCAGGACGGCAGGTCGTGCGTGGACTTCAACGACTGCACGGACGAGCGGCAGTGTCCCGGGGACAATTTCATGTGCGTCAACACCATCGGCGGGTTTCAGTGCGTCTGCAAGGATGGATACAAGATGACCGGCCAACTGTGCGTCGACGTGGACGAGTGCGCGTCCGCTCCATGTGAGCACATGTGCACCAACACTCCCGGTAGCTACCAGTGCTCATGTTATGACGGATATCAAGAGGACCCAAAGTCACCGAGTAAGTGTAAACTCTATTGCGGGAAGGAGGAATGTGTCGCCGAGTGTGACCCGAATGACAAGTTCCAGTGTTACTGTCCTGACGGTTATATTGCAGAGGAAAGGGACACAGACACGGTTTGCATCGACATCGACGAGtgctctttcttttattgtgaccaaaactgtaaaaacacattcGGCAGTTACGTGTGCTCATGCTCTCCAGGATATACCCTAGTTGGCCATTATAGGTGCGTAAAAAACGACGATGATACGGACGCAGACGGAGGATCGGAGGGCTCCGGAGCGCCCACGATTCCAAACATCCACTCAACATCGCCTGTGCCATATCCAGACCCAACAAGGCAACCCTCGGGGGTGACAGTGGGGGGTCTCGTGGGGATAATAGTGTGCACTGTCTTCTTCATTGTGTTGATGGTTTTTCTGGCTCATCACTTCCTCACCGGCAGAGGGAAGCTGGAGAGCGCCAGTGCGCTCAAAGCGCAGGACGACGAAGCGCACGGTTTACGGCACGTGACGAGTGACACTTag
- the LOC143335927 gene encoding thrombomodulin-like, which yields MLSFQSSFGSSNTDVFTTILNFPNVDMMTWTTHAVLLAVLFLCGLDKPVRSQLGHCTGSQCFALFQKPGDFEGAQKSCKDSGGQLFVFSLTKIETILTSLPSGFSRSFWLEQHSAGGPTEEAATGPLNCSSISMLTGRNYTLLWKPCQENLDGYLCQYTFEEPCNRLQAVGGTQVKYTAFMGFEVKDSETFPPGTIAVAEKVGAKHPESKHVCFSRDWMRAPWSCEVLQGGCEHNCNSTTHTCICPAGQTLHPNKITCDADPCADCEQECPTGYRLAKDRRSCVDINECEEEDPCTGEGEECKNTQGAFQCICKDGFEAEDGVCVNVTICERCEHMLCDKFNGVYECVCRKGFKVSPKDPTKCEMHCTERDCPARCIPNTDNEMEGIPQCFCPDGYILDTINNTAICSDINECEQEKPCDHKCENTLGSFRCLCDEGFKLYKEYMCVPIEEEEEEEGSGSSTPYPTPAGTHPVTVPSYIKTGSILSITMFMVLCAALLFFIIQYTARRCGKFELSTFKHPNMDILYLQQVTTETYKRLSFDKPFKNDSQILQSH from the coding sequence ATGTTGAGCTTCCAGTCCAGCTTCGGATCGTCGAACACAGACGTTTTTACGACGATATTGAACTTTCCTAACGTCGACATGATGACTTGGACGACACACGCAGTGCTGTTGGCTGTGCTGTTCCTCTGCGGGCTGGACAAACCGGTGCGCTCTCAGCTCGGTCACTGCACCGGGAGTCAGTGCTTTGCGCTGTTCCAGAAACCCGGCGATTTTGAGGGCgcacagaaaagctgcaaaGACTCTGGTGGACAGTTATTTGTGTTCAGTTTGACAAAGATAGAGACGATACTGACGAGTCTACCCAGCGGGTTCAGCCGTAGTTTCTGGCTGGAGCAGCACAGTGCCGGCGGGCCAACAGAGGAAGCTGCAACAGGTCCCTTAAactgctcctccatctccatgttGACGGGAAGGAACTACACGCTGTTGTGGAAGCCGTGCCAGGAAAACCTGGACGGATACCTGTGCCAATATACATTCGAGGAGCCGTGCAATAGGTTGCAGGCAGTTGGAGGCACACAGGTGAAGTACACCGCGTTTATGGGCTTCGAGGTGAAAGACTCCGAAACATTTCCACCAGGAACCATTGCTGTGGCGGAGAAGGTTGGCGCTAAACATCCGGAATCgaagcatgtgtgtttttcccgcGATTGGATGCGAGCTCCGTGGAGCTGCGAGGTGCTGCAGGGCGGCTGTGAGCATAACTGCAACTCTACGACGCACACCTGTATCTGTCCCGCGGGGCAAACTCTCCATCCCAACAAAATCACCTGCGACGCGGATCCGTGCGCAGACTGTGAGCAGGAGTGCCCGACAGGGTACAGGCTGGCgaaggacaggaggagctgcGTGGACATCAAcgagtgtgaggaggaggacccGTGCACAGGTGAGGGTGAGGAGTGTAAGAACACCCAGGGAGCGTTCCAGTGCATCTGCAAAGATGGCTTCGAGGCAgaggatggagtgtgtgtgaacgtCACAATCTGTGAAAGGTGTGAGCACATGCTGTGTGATAAATTCAATGGggtttatgagtgtgtgtgcaggaaggGGTTCAAGGTGTCACCCAAAGATCCCACCAAATGTGAGATGCACTGCACGGAGAGAGATTGTCCAGCCAGATGCATCCCCAACACTGACAATGAGATGGAGGGCATACCTCAGTGCTTCTGCCCTGATGGTTACATTCTGGACACAATTAACAACACAGCCATCTGCAGCGACATAAACGAATGTGAGCAGGAGAAGCCGTGTGATCACAAGTGTGAAAATACACTCGGCAGCTTCAGATGTTTGTGCGATGAGGGGTTCAAGCTGTACAAAGAGTACATGTGTGTGCCcatcgaggaggaggaggaggaagagggctcAGGCTCAAGTACTCCATACCCCACACCGGCCGGCACCCACCCAGTCACTGTGCCCTCTTACATCAAGACCGGCAGCATCCTGAGCATCACCATGTTCATGGTGCTGTGTGCCGcgctgctgtttttcatcatcCAATACACGGCCAGACGTTGCGGCAAGTTTGAGCTTTCCACCTTCAAACATCCAAATATGGATATTTTATATCTGCAGCAGGTGACCACGGAGACATATAAGAGGTTATCCTTTGACAAaccctttaaaaatgactcacaGATACTTCAGTCGCACTAA